From a region of the Paenibacillus lutimineralis genome:
- a CDS encoding MerR family transcriptional regulator: MRDLYSIGQVSKRSNVSISTLRYYDEIGLLKPAEVNESGYRYYSDKELILLQHIAALKEIGFTLKGIRNLLLSGEDTDEGSLKSFYKIELEAIEEKRRKLDVLEKLLITANHAFELKGKADPDDILMFIKAIQTPPNIREAFLTEHFTDREIKIIKSLPDLSSNDPKTAQWIQLIRMAAKHIDEEPSSEISQRLAKQFFEISMEWFDQDEKLIDKYWTLIRPEEGMEEKVYGLDRKVMDYIDRIVDWYLAVNVQEENRLNEQKN; encoded by the coding sequence GTGAGGGATCTGTATAGCATTGGGCAAGTATCTAAAAGAAGCAATGTCTCCATTAGTACGCTTCGCTATTATGATGAAATAGGCCTCTTAAAGCCAGCAGAAGTGAATGAATCAGGCTATAGATATTACTCAGATAAGGAGCTGATTCTGCTGCAGCATATTGCTGCATTAAAAGAGATTGGGTTTACCTTGAAAGGCATTAGAAATTTACTATTATCTGGAGAGGATACGGATGAGGGATCGCTCAAGTCATTTTATAAAATTGAACTGGAGGCCATTGAGGAGAAGAGAAGAAAACTGGATGTATTAGAGAAACTGTTGATTACCGCTAATCATGCGTTTGAGTTGAAGGGCAAGGCAGACCCGGATGACATCCTCATGTTTATAAAGGCAATTCAAACTCCGCCAAACATCAGAGAGGCCTTTCTTACGGAACATTTTACAGATAGAGAGATAAAGATCATTAAAAGTTTGCCGGATTTAAGCTCGAATGATCCCAAGACCGCTCAATGGATTCAGTTAATTCGGATGGCGGCGAAACATATCGACGAAGAGCCTTCTTCTGAAATTTCACAGAGGTTGGCAAAACAATTTTTCGAGATTTCTATGGAATGGTTCGATCAAGACGAGAAGCTTATCGATAAGTATTGGACCCTAATCCGGCCTGAAGAAGGGATGGAAGAGAAGGTGTATGGGCTAGATCGCAAAGTGATGGATTACATCGATCGTATTGTAGATTGGTATTTAGCTGTAAATGTACAGGAGGAAAATCGGTTAAATGAACAAAAAAATTAA
- a CDS encoding DMT family transporter, with protein sequence MNKKIKTMSESRAWGYVILGGLLEIIWASGFKYESVPSIVVLISLLLSFELIISAAKILPVGTVYAVFAGIGTLGATAVEIIYSGGSVSMLRVAFILLLLACIISLKLTSRGGRG encoded by the coding sequence ATGAACAAAAAAATTAAAACGATGAGTGAGAGCAGAGCGTGGGGTTACGTGATCTTGGGCGGATTGCTGGAAATTATATGGGCCAGTGGATTTAAATATGAGAGTGTTCCTAGTATAGTCGTACTCATCTCTCTTCTACTTAGTTTCGAATTAATCATAAGCGCGGCCAAAATACTTCCGGTGGGAACGGTGTACGCCGTATTCGCAGGAATCGGAACGTTGGGGGCCACCGCTGTTGAGATTATATACTCGGGTGGTAGCGTAAGTATGTTAAGAGTTGCATTTATACTTCTATTGCTCGCATGCATCATTAGCTTAAAGTTGACTAGCAGAGGGGGAAGGGGATAA
- a CDS encoding DMT family transporter encodes MAWPLLIAAGLLEVIGVIGIKRVAERNNFTNNLLMVISFLASFLLLAEAMKTIPLATAYAVWTGVGTVGAAIVGMICFHESKSWMRMITMIGIILSIVGLKVVG; translated from the coding sequence ATGGCATGGCCACTGCTCATAGCGGCTGGATTGCTTGAAGTCATTGGTGTAATTGGAATCAAGCGGGTAGCTGAAAGGAACAATTTCACGAATAATCTACTCATGGTGATTAGTTTCCTGGCTAGCTTCCTATTGCTTGCTGAAGCCATGAAGACCATCCCGTTGGCAACCGCTTATGCGGTGTGGACAGGAGTCGGAACGGTGGGGGCAGCCATCGTGGGAATGATCTGCTTCCATGAGTCCAAGAGTTGGATGCGAATGATCACCATGATAGGCATTATTTTATCGATTGTTGGGTTAAAAGTTGTGGGGTAA